GTGAAccaaaatcttattataaatctTCTTTCTACTAGTTTGTTTATTAATGTGTTCGATTTATCCAACCCTATAGCTCACTAATAAGGGTACTCTCCCTCGTAATTGCCTGGTGGATAGTAGCTGCAGACGACATACCACCAGCTGTTGGTGCACTGGACCCTGGCGCAGCCAACTTGAATGGAGTCACTCCAGACAACCTGAGTATAATGGAGGCACTCACCACCGACACAGGAGTTGGAGGAGTAGACATAGTTAGGCTTCTCTGCTACCCAGAGATTGACCGCGGCTGTGCCTGAGAATGATCCACTGCCTTTGGCTAAATTCTCGCCATAAGGACCGTTAGAGTGCACCAGATTACAGTCTCCTTTTCTTGCGTTGGCATAGTTCAGAGCATAGTTGGCCACAGTGATGTTCCACACGATGTTGCTCACCCCAACTTGGTTCCGGGGCGTGTTGTGGGTGTTGAGGAAGTCCTGTTGGGTGTTTTGGGCTTGGCAAAGTCCCAAAAGACAAATGAACATAATAAATAGCATTGTTGAGATTTTACAGAAACCCATTGTTTGTAGTAATATGAGATCTTTGTTAGTATATATTGGGTTGTTGTGGTTGACTTGGGAATCATAATAAGGTATTTATAGAGTTGGAAAGTATTAAGTGCATGAACAATTGTGGAATATTTAAAGGTTTTAAAGAAGTAAATAGTAAGCAGATCCTTCCCCCTTATGAGAGTTTTGTACACTTTGCTGCAACTTTCAGTAAAGCACAATAATAAGATTAGTTacgaataaaataaaataaaataaaaaaagcttAGTGGTACTTTGTTAAAGATAACTTCTATATctgttatttttttcaaattactCAAAGTACAAATGGGTGAAATTAACATACACTGtatgtgttttttctcattaatTTTGTCCAAATACAAaagtagtatatatatatagtcaacTTGAAAAAAAGATAACTCAGCACTCTCACTAGAGTGTGATGAAAGCATAATATATATTAGTAATATATTTGGTGTACTTGCTTAGACAAGACTGGTCCAAAGAGAAATAGCTACTTGGACGTACAAAACTGAAATAACAAACAATAGTTTCATTTAGAAGAAAGATATATAAAGCAGGAAACTACTTGGTCTCGATCAACACCAAAATGTTGGCCGGTAATTGTAgatatacaatttttttaaagttCGATTCATGTCATTTGTTCTTCTTGTATTTTATATCAACTTTTATTAGTATGGAGCCCATTGTAATTTAGGTGCAATTTATAATTATCACGAATATATAGTTAAAAATACTTTGAAAACTatggtttaaattaaagttttgaACTAATTTTATCAATCATcatgaaaaataattaattcatattatatatatgtgattgttTGTGTTATCATGGTTATAATATAAAATAGTTCGTGTTATGTTACTCAATTGCATAATAATTATGGAGGCACTCAATTTAAGTATAATAATTAATTGTATCGTAAGACATAATTACTAACCCTATAATCGTATCATATTATGTTAGTTCCACATAAATAAAAGAACCAGATAAATAAGAGGAAACTCAATTCCttgttttttttgtaaaaaaaatatagcaatattttttaaatataggttaattttttttaaaaaaaaaatagcactTTAGCTgtccatttaaattttaaaaacacaAACAGCTCTTTCATTATCTCCATTCATGTTTATTCATAAAGTATATGGGCTTGTATTGTATTTGTTCTCGTGTCCTTATTGTATCTTCATATCTTGTAGAGTAAATTACAGTAAAAATGGAATTTATTTTTAAGCTTCGAAAAATATATGGCATTTGTTTTTCTTTAAGTttcttatgttatattttttttacttacagTTTTAGTGGAGTTTTTTTCTcatatgtttgtaatattttatttttataacatATTCTAATTTTAT
The genomic region above belongs to Humulus lupulus chromosome 1, drHumLupu1.1, whole genome shotgun sequence and contains:
- the LOC133818172 gene encoding pathogenesis-related leaf protein 4-like → MGFCKISTMLFIMFICLLGLCQAQNTQQDFLNTHNTPRNQVGVSNIVWNITVANYALNYANARKGDCNLVHSNGPYGENLAKGSGSFSGTAAVNLWVAEKPNYVYSSNSCVGGECLHYTQVVWSDSIQVGCARVQCTNSWWYVVCSYYPPGNYEGEYPY